A window from Cryptomeria japonica chromosome 1, Sugi_1.0, whole genome shotgun sequence encodes these proteins:
- the LOC131035363 gene encoding exocyst complex component EXO70A1, with the protein MEIEEVADDRVAETAQQIVRSLGTSENETNDMLRILSNFDSRLSFMSPTAHGRKDLFSLSFSAAENLISKWDINSTNKILFQSGAEEVLVYMDIVENLQHLMQHLSAGGNASADLIRAQRLMKMAMARLEKEFHKILLSNSEAINPERWLSTCPSVHSSIEDSVSRSIRSSEDGSGQFTDNSSLIDRILEFDTVPLDAVADLRSIAEIMAKTGYGRECVRVFVLNRKSVVEESLYNLGVEKVKLSDVRKMKWELLDEKIKKWIYTAKISIRVVFCREKQLCDDVFEGMNKMRDACFAEIAKEATTRLLAFAEAVAATSRTPERIFRVLDLYETLTDLKPELEAIYCQDIFRSVHELAGGILFRLREAAKGMLAEFEKALEKDYSKTRIAGGTIHPLTRYTMNYLSFLSEYRETLINITADAPEKITKDLPEEFAIDDELLGPSAPLSIRLGWKIFLLFCKLDTRSDLYKDVALSYLFLMNNLHYIVQKVNDSELKYMLGKEWVRKQWNKVRHYAVNYERAVWGKVMSCLADQGSLANGGSVGGEDLKERLKDFNLAMEEVKKRHGGWVVPDVSLREKLVAAIMEQLIPDYASFLERYRTRFQSDLYVKYTAEELQDFVLDMFKGSPSARSM; encoded by the coding sequence ATGGAGATTGAAGAAGTAGCAGATGATAGAGTTGCAGAAACGGCACAGCAAATTGTAAGATCTCTTGGTACCTCCGAAAACGAGACCAATGATATGCTCAGAATCCTCTCCAACTTCGACAGCCGCTTATCTTTCATGAGCCCAACCGCGCATGGAAGGAAGGATTTGTTTTCACTCAGTTTTTCCGCAGCAGAGAATCTGATTTCCAAATGGGACAtcaattctacaaacaaaattctgtTCCAGAGCGGTGCAGAAGAAGTCCTTGTGTACATGGACATAGTCGAAAATCTGCAACACTTGATGCAGCATTTGTCCGCCGGCGGCAACGCCTCTGCAGATCTCATCCGTGCTCAGCGACTGATGAAAATGGCGATGGCCCGTCTGGAGAAAGAGTTTCACAAAATTCTGTTATCTAACAGCGAGGCGATCAATCCAGAGCGATGGTTGTCGACATGCCCGTCGGTCCATTCGAGCATAGAGGACAGCGTCTCTAGATCTATCCGCTCCTCCGAAGACGGCAGCGGCCAATTTACGGACAACAGTTCGTTAATTGACAGAATTCTCGAATTCGACACGGTGCCGTTGGACGCCGTGGCGGATTTGAGAAGCATAGCGGAGATCATGGCGAAGACAGGGTACGGGAGGGAATGCGTTCGAGTCTTCGTTCTCAACAGAAAGTCCGTGGTGGAAGAAAGTCTGTACAATCTTGGCGTTGAGAAGGTGAAATTGAGCGATGTGCGGAAAATGAAGTGGGAATTGCTGGATGAAAAGATCAAGAAATGGATTTACACTGCCAAAATCAGCATCCGAGTTGTGTTTTGTAGGGAGAAGCAGCTTTGTGATGATGTGTTTGAGGGGATGAATAAGATGAGAGATGCTTGTTTTGCAGAAATCGCCAAGGAGGCCACAACCAGGCTTCTCGCCTTCGCAGAAGCCGTGGCCGCCACCAGCCGGACGCCCGAAAGGATCTTCAGGGTTCTTGATCTGTATGAAACCCTAACCGATCTGAAACCTGAGCTGGAGGCCATTTACTGTCAAGATATTTTCAGAAGCGTGCATGAATTGGCCGGCGGGATTCTTTTCCGGCTGCGAGAGGCGGCGAAGGGGATGTTAGCAGAATTTGAGAAGGCGCTTGAGAAAGATTATTCCAAGACCCGAATTGCTGGCGGGACTATTCATCCTCTCACCAGATACACAATGAATTATCTCTCTTTTCTATCTGAATACAGGGAAACTTTGATAAATATAACGGCAGATGCGCCGGAGAAGATTACAAAGGATCTCCCTGAGGAATTCGCCATTGATGATGAGCTTCTCGGTCCCTCCGCCCCTTTGTCCATCCGTCTGGGATggaagattttcctcctcttctgtaAGCTCGACACAAGATCCGATCTTTACAAAGATGTGGCACTGTCGTATCTGTTTCTCATGAATAATCTTCACTACATAGTCCAGAAAGTGAATGACTCGGAGCTCAAATATATGCTGGGGAAGGAGTGGGTGAGAAAACAGTGGAATAAGGTGAGGCATTATGCAGTGAATTATGAGAGGGCTGTTTGGGGGAAAGTGATGTCGTGTCTAGCAGACCAGGGATCTCTTGCTAATGGCGGCTCTGTCGGCGGGGAGGATTTGAAAGAGAGATTAAAGGATTTCAATTTGGCAATGGAGGAGGTGAAGAAAAGGCATGGCGGATGGGTGGTGCCTGATGTCAGCCTGCGAGAGAAGCTCGTGGCTGCAATCATGGAGCAGTTGATACCAGACTACGCTTCTTTCCTTGAGAGATACAGGACTCGATTTCAAAGCGACTTGTACGTCAAATACACAGCTGAAGAACTGCAAGATTTTGTGTTGGACATGTTCAAAGGCAGTCCGTCGGCCAGATCCATGTGA